One genomic region from Bactrocera tryoni isolate S06 chromosome 3, CSIRO_BtryS06_freeze2, whole genome shotgun sequence encodes:
- the LOC120770392 gene encoding protein FAM8A1 has protein sequence MASIDKENDIKNEKKCEDATTPPVGSEAKQLEAEKEKLVASAPSAESDIGREMTTKEAYFASLNEWVKHANISQNAMALFPLYLIHSYPQMFQNLINNPLAGLGGTIPPINTQAVPPTPNLNAVDANGIGERGRVLFQYRILSDQLQSELIHRTGGYEYVIAPFWKRVVAEIIDMVILLLLKIVVTFTVMNLFDLDLGFDLDKEVLRKAIEDDDYVNFLAVSMDFLAFSSDLLMLELLTKIIVCFYEAIWTAAYNGATPGKAAMKIRIQYVEAIYPLPPPVDMQPQPPPFARQFQGFQAQRMSINALIYPNEVPTFQRAFMRAVSKNLIMTLFFPMCFIMIFFKNNRTAYDIATKTIVVEANPNPTLRQPPPQQ, from the exons ATGGCATCCATAGATAAGGAAAACgacattaaaaatgaaaaaaagtgtgAGGATGCCACCACACCGCCAGTTGGATCAGAAGCCAAACAGCTGGAAGCTGAAAAGGAGAAACTGGTCGCATCTGCACCATCAGCAGAAAGTGATATTGGACGTGAAATGACTACAAAGGAGGCGTATTTTGCCAGTCTAAACGAATGG GTGAAACATGCTAATATCTCGCAAAATGCCATGGCTCTTTTTCCTTTGTATTTAATACATAGCTATCCGCAAATGTTTCAAAACCTGATAAATAATCCTTTGGCTGGTTTAGGCGGTACAATACCACCAATAAATACTCAAGCGGTGCCACCTACTCCGAATTTAAACGCTGTCGATGCCAACGGTATTGGTGAACGTGGACGCGTCTTGTTCCAGTATCGCATATTAAGTGATCAACTACAAAGTGAACTTATTCATCGTACAGGTGGCTACGAGTATGTTATTGCACCCTTCTGGAAGCGTGTGGTTGCTGAAATCATCGATATGGTTATATTACTGTTGTTGAAGATTGTGGTAACGTTTACAGTTatgaatttatttgatttggaTTTGGGATTTGATCTCGACAAGGAAGTGTTGCGAAAAGCCATTGAAGATGATGATTACGTTAATTTTTTGGCGGTATCTATGGACTTTCTAGCGTTTTCTTCAGATCTTCTAATGCTTGAGCTATTAACCAAAATAATAGTTTGTTTCTACGAGGCCATATGGACAGCTGCTTATAACGGCGCTACCCCAGGTAAAGCGGCTATGAAAATACGCATACAATATGTAGAGGCGATTTATCCATTACCGCCTCCAGTTGATATGCAACCACAGCCACCACCATTTGCCAGACAGTTTCAGGGTTTTCAAGCCCAACGGATGTCAATCAATGCACTTATATATCCAAATGAAGTGCCAACATTCCAACGTGCTTTTATGCGTGCCGTATCAAAGAATTTAATAATGACCCTATTTTTTCCAATGTGttttataatgattttctttaaaaataatcgtacCGCTTATGATATAGCAACTAAAACGATTGTTGTTGAGGCGAATCCAAACCCAACGCTTCGACAGCCACCACCACAACAATAG
- the LOC120770391 gene encoding uncharacterized protein LOC120770391 produces the protein MTTSSFSSDETALGDHYALDIIKGHFLRDFDMRDVLPSIHDIFSKLEEQYINAHLQCDNECTLNAITDIQDVLGEEKASRLFAVLRNKNYAEIRKFMEVLSSDYLWLVSHFDNVNKVDHSNYVDLVHALHSKVSLKYEDYNVHRSMPFRKLRNALLTMPMQGRVILASDFGYGKKWLAVDVCTDFDVAKAMNFQIYWIDMSECTSALEDLRMLRYLKLLLTQSSRSPSPAGYGSLERPDQNAKSFKNSIDEYKHLVRHELRKNSHEKCLVVLVNVRNTHALEVFDLPCKLLVLTRSKKVSDSFAKKRSTTIRLTNGLTRAEFYMLFEKYLGQQNLLEKYMDLIYAHSNEHPYLLSLIGQSLRQNLANWQDWIDKLRESKFVDVKFNAAIEKSLDSLEPELRKTFTKTFSCFPHAIYVPQRLIAALWPAGKCEKELEKLYRHGFLEKFISPYGEICYKQLFVYGKTKQNNEVTSADMTDMHKKLLNYYHLFEDLAARSEVLPFKRDMHDFYFFSCIGYHINKSGLTDYFRQLYLDFGFLEQKIRNVDLLSTIADLETYQEYIAADLQARKLLRALLKFLPNIEKTLQESSSTTLLQCAFMEDGLVGIEARKQAAAFSNFAWFEQHGCIHQRQNIVPLPSTPKKVLLLDQERSLIALQESSAILLINISFDWNTYTVKLKEPTRGKSNVIDIRFFRDNNSYILLALYDNGNMNVWSLQGDCTMYRRRSHSFARPAEKEIECRNFIPIDHLLKPISAFDFSYGVNTNPSNLYLAYRTGEIRYIEWNSENEIFVPAPYECLKTGMPDICLLRIVFNRNYIVCNKAGDICIFDVLDYSHLRGIETFKHLIETIELTRNELLLICRRCIVHFTSRSINQTGEPNYLLQERELTADDAHNAINCAKLLHINGHKQLLLGTKKGLIMFDIETRTKVLTTNVNEDITCVDIQPLDVVKNKYIVACGSNAHKFLNLFALRTNAAGRPLLSWSGSSKTLRTKQSNLDLQMPPYVSLKGGKLYTVQYEHDAATLLAVDSQNQLHKIDANGHTRVYETAPDIITAIAQYGERSFIGCANGVLVDLSLHATSPAAMQQVFSKQPIEFLQLLDEHTLIAAGANEFVVFTNLNYGVCKRFPMLANRVMRCFRLTAGQILILFTNRAFTVLDECANLIYNYIPKTPVSIGGCDLQNNQLFMVTENYKIEVFDLADSLGPKQPNMAYNAGDMFRGARVSCIAVSRKANLLAVACYIMNHNGENDISIHVYDCQLHAKRIDLLYTLNGHSQRINSMRFSPNAYVLVSCAEQLCWWSLHMAACKLNNAVADTTTQQRRSGFTRFPSDSEDEETLEEHLSAGKLARILEDVSLQARNDTRPPTDVTPVDDVVDFTMATGGVDAIWKSKCGPATNCELLACVKFNGNEALQFFANEAFTKFQTIDNGGSYYVLTLHDFNAPLEISESVVETSNAVADCDVVT, from the exons ATGACCACATCCAGTTTCTCGAGTGATGAAACCGCACTTGGCGATCACTATGCATTGGACATTATTAAGGGTCATTTTCTGCGTGATTTTGATATGCGAGACGTATTGCCGTCCATACACGACATCTTTAGCAAACTGGAAGAACAATATATAAATGCA CACCTTCAATGCGATAACGAGTGCACGCTAAATGCCATCACCGATATTCAAGATGTGCTCGGCGAGGAGAAAGCCTCACGTCTATTCGCAGTATTGCGCAACAAGAATTATGCAGAAATACGCAAATTTATGGAAGTTTTGAGTAGTGACTATTTATGGCTAGTGAGTCATTTCGACAATGTGAATAAAGTGGACCATAGTAATTATGTGGATTTAGTACACGCTCTGCATTCAAAAGTTAGCCTTAAATATGAAGATTACAATGTACATCGTTCGATGCCG tTCCGCAAACTGCGCAATGCTTTACTTACCATGCCAATGCAAGGTCGTGTAATATTAGCCAGCGACTTCGGTTATGGCAAAAAATGGCTAGCAGTCGACGTTTGCACTGATTTTGATGTTGCCAAAGCAATGAATTTTCAAATCTACTGGATCGATATGAGCGAATGCACGAGCGCATTGGAGGATCTACGTATGTTACGTTATCTGAAACTTTTGCTAACCCAATCGTCACGTTCACCCTCACCGGCCGGCTATGGCTCATTAGAACGTCCGGACCAAAATGCAAAgtcatttaaaaattcaatagaTGAATATAAACATCTGGTTCGCCACGAGCTTAGGAAGAATTCGCATGAAAAGTGCCTTGTCGTACTGGTGAATGTGCGAAATACGCATGCGTTGGAAGTCTTCGATTTGCCATGCAAATTACTTGTACTCACACGCAGTAAAAAGGTTAGCGATTCGTTTGCGAAGAAACGCAGCACAACAATACGTTTGACAAACGGGCTGACACGTGCGGAATTTTATAtgctctttgaaaaatatctagGGCAACAGAATTTGTTGGAAAAGTATATGGATTTGATTTATGCGCACAGCAATGAACATCCATACTTGCTCAGCTTGATCGGGCAGAGCTTACGACAAAACTTGGCTAATTGGCAGGATTGGATCGACAAATTGCGCGAATCAAA aTTTGTTGACGTTAAATTCAATGCAGCGATTGAAAAGAGTCTCGACAGCTTAGAACCGGAGTTGAGAAAAACATTTACGAAGACATTCAGTTGCTTCCCACATGCCATTTATGTGCCACAAagg CTGATCGCTGCGCTCTGGCCTGCGGGTAAGTGTGAGAAAGAATTGGAAAAGTTATATCGCCATGGTTTTCTGGAAAAGTTTATTTCACCATATGGTGAGATCTGCTATAAGCAACTCTTCGTCTATggcaaaacaaagcaaaacaatgaagTGACGTCGGCTGATATGACGGATATGCATAAAAAGCTGCTTAATTATTATCA TCTGTTTGAAGATCTGGCGGCGCGCAGCGAAGTTTTGCCATTTAAGCGTGACATGCATGACTTCTACTTTTTCTCCTGTATTGGTTATCATATCAATAAGTCTGGACTGACCGACTACTTTCGTCAGCTGTATTTGGATTTTGGTTTTCTGGAGCAGAAAATACGCAATGTTGACTTGCTAAGCACCATTGCCGATCTAGAAACATATCAAGAGTATATTG CTGCTGATTTGCAGGCACGCAAATTATTGCGTGCATTACTCAAATTTTTACCCAATATCGAGAAGACACTGCAGGAATCCAGCAGCACCACACTTTTGCAATGCGCGTTCATGGAGGATGGTTTAGTTGGCATTGAGGCGCGCAAACAAGCGGCCGCTTTTTCAAATTTCGCTTGGTTTGAGCAACA CGGCTGTATTCATCAACGCCAAAATATTGTACCACTGCCAAGTACACcgaaaaaagtcttactacttgATCAAGAACGTTCGCTAATTGCTTTGCAAGAAAGTTCAGCAATTTTGCTAATCAACATAAGCTTTGATTGGAATACTTACACTGTGAAACTTAAAGAACCGACGCGCGGCAAATCAAACGTGATTGATATACGTTTCTTCCGTGAcaataattcatatattttgttaGCGCTGTACGACAATGGCAATATGAATGTTTGGTCGCTACAGGGTGATTGCACTATGTACCGGCGCAGG TCTCACTCATTTGCGCGTCCAGCTGAAAAAGAAATCGAATGCCGGAATTTTATACCAATCGATCATTTGCTGAAGCCTATATCAGCTTTTGATTTCTCCTACGGTGTCAACACTAATCCGTCCAATTTATATTTGGCTTATAGAACCGGTGAAATTAGATATATTGAGTGGAATAGCGAAAATGAGATCTTCGTGCCTGCGCCATATGAGTGTTTGAAAACCGGCATGCCGGATATATGTCTCCTGCGCATCGTCTTCAATCGTAACTATATAGTGTGCAACAAAGCGGGTGACATATGCATTTTCGATGTGTTGGATTACTCGCATCTACGTGGCATCGAAACGTTCAAACACTTAATTGAAACAATCGAATTAACACGCAATGAGTTGCTGTTAATTTGTCGCCGTTGCATTGTGCATTTTACAAGCAGGTCTATAAATCAAACTGGTGAGCCGAACTATCTGCTACAAGAGCGCGAACTAACAGCCGATGATGCGCATAATGCCATCAATTGCGCCAAACTATTGCACATCAATGGGCATAAGCAACTGCTATTGGGCACCAAGAAGGGTCTCATAATGTTCGACATCGAAACGCGTACAAAAGTTTTGACGACAAACGTTAACGAAGATATCACTTGTGTGGATATACAGCCACTGGATGTAGTTAAGAACAAATATATCGTGGCGTGTGGCTCCAACGCGCATAAGTTCTTAAATCTGTTTGCGTTGCGTACCAATGCCGCTGGCAGACCGCTGCTCAGCTGGTCGGGCAGTTCAAAAACATTACGCACGAAGCAGTCGAACTTGGACTTACAGATGCCACCATATGTGTCGTTGAAGGGCGGCAAATTGTATACGGTGCAATATGAGCATGATGCGGCGACGCTGCTAGCGGTCGACTCTCAGAATCAG TTACATAAAATTGATGCCAACGGCCATACGCGTGTGTATGAAACAGCGCCAGACATCATCACTGCCATTGCACAATACGGTGAGCGGTCATTTATCGGTTGCGCTAATGGTGTGCTGGTTGATTTGAGTTTGCATGCAACTTCGCCAGCTGCTATGCAACAGGTGTTTAGTAAGCAGCCGATTGAGTTTTTACAGTTGCTCGATGAACATACACTGATTGCTGCCGGTGCCAATGAGTTTGTCGTTTTTACGAACTTGAATTATGGTGTTTGCAAGCGTTTTCCAATGCTCGCCAATAGAGTTATGCGCTGTTTTCGTCTAACGGCAGGCCAAATACTTATACTTTTTACCAATCGTGCATTTACG GTTTTGGACGAGTGTGCcaatttaatatacaattaCATTCCGAAGACTCCAGTCAGTATTGGTGGTTGCGATCTCCAAAacaaccaactttttatggtaactgaaaactataaaatcgaG gTTTTTGATCTTGCCGATTCGCTTGGTCCCAAACAGCCGAACATGGCCTACAACGCTGGTGATATGTTTCGCGGCGCACGAGTAAGCTGTATAGCAGTATCACGCAAAGCCAACTTACTCGCTGTCGCTTGCTATATAATGAACCATAATGGCGAGAACGACAtaagtatacat GTTTACGATTGCCAACTACACGCCAAACGCATCGATCTGCTCTACACCCTCAATGGTCACTCGCAACGCATCAACAGTATGCGTTTCTCGCCTAATGCCTATGTGCTAGTCAGCTGTGCTGAGCAGCTATGCTGGTGGAGCTTGCACATGGCGGCATGTAAGCTGAACAATGCCGTCGCAGACACGACAACACAACAGCGACGTAGCGGCTTTACACGTTTTCCCTCCGACAGTGAGGACGAGGAAACGCTTGAAGAGCACTTAAGCGCCGGTAAGCTTGCAAGAATTTTGGAAGATGTTTCGCTGCAGGCGCGTAATGACACACGTCCACCAACCGATGTTACACCAGTTGATGATGTTGTTGATTTCACAATGGCGACCGGCGGAGTTGATGCCATTTGGAAGAGCAAGTGTGGACCGGCAACAAATTGTGAATTGTTGGCATGTGTGAAATTTAATGGCAATGAGGCGCTGCAGTTTTTCGCCAATGAAGCGTTCACGAAATTCCAGACAATCGACAATGGCGGCAGTTATTATGTGTTGACACTGCATGATTTCAATGCGCCGCTGGAGATATCTGAAAGCGTCGTTGAAACGTCAAATGCTGTTGCAGACTGTGATGTAGTCACCTGA
- the LOC120770393 gene encoding aminoacyl tRNA synthase complex-interacting multifunctional protein 1, which translates to MSLYRIFGRGAGRIVTTSLHLKTQLLKIPAMEEIIANNKRNAQIISSISSELTVMRGELLARKKQQLSKENALLKQQVEIAKQQLIALELSHGKKQIALPNTRSFSTEAPSTPVEVNLKSATVPQTEVESADKKQVKEKKPKKEKVNTNTNANAPAELPVDVGRLDMRVGKIIEVDRHPDADSLYLEKIDCGEPQPRTVVSGLVKFVPLEEMQNRLVVVLCNLKPAKMRGVTSEAMVMCASTPDKVEVLSPPSGAVPGDLVHCEGYTRQPDAQLNPKKKIFETCAPDLKTNDELVACYKGAALHVPGKGNVVAQTLKNVNVK; encoded by the exons ATGTCATTATACCGCATTTTTGGCCGTGGAGCTGGTAGAATCGTAACCACATCACTGCATCTTAAAACTCAACTTTTAAAAATACCTGCAATGGAGGAGATTATTGCCAACAATAAACGCAATGCGCAAATCATTTCGTCCATCTCATCGGAG ttgACTGTGATGCGTGGAGAGCTTCTTGCgcgtaaaaaacaacaattaagcAAAGAAAACGCTTTGTTAAAGCAACAAGTTGAGATAGCGAAGCAGCAACTCATAGCACTAGAACTCAGCCATGGTAAAAAGCAAATTGCATTACCAAATACGCGTAGTTTTTCCACTGAAGCGCCAAGCACTCCAGTTGAAGTAAATCTTAAAAGTGCTACCGTACCTCAGACAGAAGTTGAGTCAGCCGATAAAAAGCAAGTGAAGGAAAAGAAACCGAAAAAGGAAAAGGTCAATACAAATACCAATGCAAATGCTCCTGCGGAACTTCCGGTTGATGTTGGACGCCTTGATATGCGTGTCGGCAAAATAATTGAAGTGGATCGTCATCCAGATGCAGACAGTTTATATTTGGAAAAGATCGACTGTGGAGAACCGCAGCCACGAACTGTGGTATCTGGTTTGGTTAAATTTGTGCCCTTAGAAGAAATGCAAAACCGTCTAGTAGTTGTGCTATGTAATTTGAAACCAGCCAAAATGCGCGGTGTAACATCCGAAGCGATGGTCATGTGTGCTTCCACACCTGATAAGGTGGAAGTTCTCAGTCCCCCATCAGGTGCTGTACCTGGTGACTTAGTGCATTGTGAAGGTTACACTCGCCAACCAGATGCCCAACTTAATCCcaagaagaaaatatttgagACTTGTGCACCTGATTTAAAAACGAATGACGAATTGGTGGCCTGCTATAAAGGTGCGGCCTTGCATGTACCCGGCAAAGGAAATGTTGTCGCACAAACTCTGAAGAATGTGAATGTGAAGTAA